A stretch of Myceligenerans xiligouense DNA encodes these proteins:
- a CDS encoding inorganic diphosphatase yields the protein MEFDVTIEIPKGQRNKYEVDHETGRIRLDRMLFTSTRYPDDYGFIEGTLGEDGDPLDALVLLEEPTFPGCLIKCRALGMFRMRDEAGGDDKVLCVPTGDQRAAWRQDIDDVSDFHRLEIQHFFEVYKDLEPGKSVEGAHWTGRAEAEAEIERSFQRAKETGYYKH from the coding sequence GTGGAGTTCGACGTCACGATCGAGATCCCCAAGGGCCAGCGGAACAAGTACGAGGTCGACCACGAGACCGGACGCATCCGCCTCGACCGCATGCTCTTCACGTCCACGCGCTACCCCGACGACTACGGCTTCATCGAGGGCACGCTCGGCGAGGACGGCGACCCGCTGGACGCCCTGGTGCTCCTGGAGGAGCCCACCTTTCCCGGATGCCTGATCAAGTGCCGCGCACTGGGCATGTTCCGCATGCGCGACGAGGCCGGCGGCGACGACAAGGTGCTGTGCGTGCCGACAGGCGACCAGCGTGCCGCCTGGCGCCAGGACATCGACGACGTCTCGGACTTCCACCGCCTCGAGATCCAGCACTTCTTCGAGGTCTACAAGGACCTGGAGCCGGGCAAGTCCGTCGAGGGCGCCCACTGGACGGGCCGTGCCGAGGCCGAGGCCGAGATCGAGCGCTCGTTCCAGCGCGCCAAGGAAACGGGCTACTACAAGCACTGA
- the dacB gene encoding D-alanyl-D-alanine carboxypeptidase/D-alanyl-D-alanine endopeptidase, which yields MTRSARPGTAVVVLLALLGGYVAFDAFDAVPGMLTTSDPWPEPAPFPTAPGAVEVAPPETVFPSLPQSAPVPDAGEIESRVAELVGDERLGSRVGVVVADAITGETLGAEDEDRLMTPASAQKILTGVAALSSPLADRTLATTVVRSENTVTLVGGGDMMLAAGKGKPDEVNGHAGLADLADQVAGALRADGTGQVRLAVDDTLFSGPGVAPAVPKANMAYIGEAAPLGVNIGLAGDAYSPSGPWVEDPAKRAGEILAGHLRERGIEVTNVARGTAPESAEKIGEVRSAPVAEITEFFLHTSNNTMTEVVCRLVAVEAGRPGSNEAGTDAVTAAVQGLGVDLDGADLKDCSGLGDGSRLSARQLAAVVELTIDPAHSELRDVAVGMPIGGLSGTLYDRFSGDNPARGLVRAKTGSLSKTRALAGTVVTADQRQLVFVVLADSIPGYAEGAVPIYDAFVGSLAAYSVST from the coding sequence ATGACCAGGTCAGCGCGGCCGGGTACCGCGGTCGTGGTGCTGCTGGCGCTGCTCGGCGGGTACGTCGCGTTCGACGCGTTCGACGCCGTCCCCGGAATGCTGACCACCAGCGACCCGTGGCCCGAGCCCGCGCCCTTCCCCACGGCGCCCGGCGCCGTCGAGGTGGCGCCGCCGGAGACGGTCTTCCCCTCGTTGCCGCAGTCCGCGCCCGTGCCGGATGCCGGGGAGATCGAGAGCCGGGTGGCGGAGCTCGTCGGGGACGAACGGCTCGGCTCCCGCGTCGGCGTCGTCGTCGCGGACGCCATCACCGGCGAGACCCTCGGCGCCGAGGACGAGGACCGGCTCATGACCCCCGCCTCGGCGCAGAAGATCCTGACCGGCGTCGCGGCGCTGTCGTCGCCCCTGGCGGACCGGACTCTCGCCACGACCGTCGTCCGCAGCGAGAACACCGTCACGCTGGTGGGTGGCGGCGACATGATGCTCGCCGCGGGCAAGGGCAAGCCGGACGAGGTGAACGGGCACGCCGGGCTCGCCGACCTGGCCGACCAGGTGGCCGGCGCGCTCCGGGCCGACGGCACGGGACAGGTCCGGCTCGCGGTCGACGACACCCTGTTCAGCGGCCCCGGCGTCGCACCGGCCGTGCCGAAGGCGAACATGGCCTACATCGGCGAGGCCGCACCGCTCGGCGTGAACATCGGCCTCGCCGGCGACGCCTACAGCCCCAGCGGGCCCTGGGTCGAGGACCCCGCGAAGCGCGCGGGGGAGATCCTCGCCGGACACCTGCGCGAGCGCGGCATCGAGGTCACGAACGTCGCCCGGGGCACGGCGCCGGAGAGCGCCGAGAAGATCGGCGAGGTGCGGTCCGCGCCCGTGGCCGAGATCACCGAGTTCTTCCTGCACACCTCCAACAACACGATGACCGAGGTGGTCTGCCGGCTCGTCGCGGTCGAGGCCGGCCGGCCGGGCTCCAACGAGGCCGGGACGGACGCGGTGACGGCAGCGGTGCAAGGACTCGGCGTCGACCTGGACGGAGCCGACCTCAAGGACTGCTCGGGACTCGGCGACGGTTCCCGGCTCAGCGCGAGACAACTCGCCGCCGTCGTGGAGCTGACCATCGACCCCGCCCACTCCGAGCTCCGGGACGTCGCGGTCGGGATGCCGATCGGCGGGCTGAGCGGCACCCTGTACGACCGGTTCTCGGGCGACAACCCCGCCCGCGGGCTCGTGCGGGCCAAGACCGGAAGCCTCAGCAAGACCCGCGCGCTCGCGGGCACCGTCGTCACCGCGGACCAGCGCCAGCTCGTCTTCGTCGTGCTCGCGGACTCGATCCCCGGCTACGCCGAGGGAGCCGTGCCGATCTACGACGCGTTCGTCGGTTCCCTCGCCGCCTACTCCGTCTCGACCTGA
- a CDS encoding zinc-dependent metalloprotease, translated as MKPIAHASSTAALQPAVDWPAAARIAARLAPPGPVAPRQRLHDLVGGLREAAGTAVGHVHEVTRMAPDGVPSPVVVVDRASWARANTQSMATMVDGIEDVVPHPLAPAVQAAGAAEVGAVLALLSGRVLGQFDPYVPGGSPGRLLLVAPNILQAETSMGVPARDFRLWVCLHEQTHAWQFAAAPWLADHLRDRTRGLVTELTRTSAELARARIDRKIAVVGKAVLDALRGRGDTLVDGFLTPAQKDTLADITAVMALLEGHADVMMDAVGPSVVPSVRRIRARFERRRDGEGRPAFDVVLRRLLGMDAKLAQYRDGATFVRAVERKVGREGLNAVWAEPGNLPDAREISDPRAWVRRVHG; from the coding sequence GTGAAGCCCATCGCGCACGCGTCGTCGACGGCGGCCCTCCAGCCCGCGGTCGACTGGCCCGCGGCCGCCCGGATCGCGGCCCGTCTCGCACCGCCCGGCCCGGTCGCCCCGCGCCAGCGGCTGCACGACCTGGTCGGGGGCCTGCGCGAGGCCGCCGGGACCGCCGTCGGGCACGTGCACGAGGTCACACGCATGGCGCCCGACGGTGTCCCCTCGCCGGTCGTGGTGGTGGACCGTGCCTCCTGGGCGCGGGCGAACACGCAGTCGATGGCCACGATGGTCGACGGGATCGAGGACGTCGTCCCGCACCCTCTCGCGCCCGCGGTGCAGGCGGCCGGGGCCGCCGAGGTGGGCGCGGTGCTCGCGCTGCTCAGCGGGCGCGTGCTCGGCCAGTTCGACCCGTACGTGCCCGGTGGGAGCCCCGGCCGCCTCCTGCTCGTGGCGCCGAACATCCTCCAGGCCGAGACCTCGATGGGCGTGCCGGCCCGCGACTTCCGGTTGTGGGTGTGCCTGCACGAGCAGACCCACGCCTGGCAGTTCGCCGCCGCCCCGTGGCTCGCCGACCACCTGCGCGACCGCACCCGGGGCCTCGTCACCGAGCTGACCCGCACCTCGGCCGAACTGGCGCGGGCGCGGATCGACCGCAAGATCGCGGTCGTGGGCAAGGCCGTGCTCGACGCGCTCCGTGGCCGCGGCGACACCCTCGTGGACGGCTTCCTCACACCCGCCCAGAAGGACACGCTCGCCGACATCACCGCCGTCATGGCCCTCCTCGAAGGGCACGCGGACGTGATGATGGACGCCGTCGGCCCCTCCGTGGTGCCGTCGGTGCGACGGATCCGCGCCCGGTTCGAACGACGGCGCGACGGCGAGGGCAGGCCCGCGTTCGACGTCGTGCTCCGGCGGCTCCTCGGCATGGACGCGAAACTGGCCCAGTACCGCGACGGAGCCACGTTCGTGCGCGCCGTGGAGCGCAAGGTCGGCCGCGAGGGCCTCAACGCCGTCTGGGCCGAGCCAGGGAACCTTCCCGACGCGCGCGAGATCTCGGACCCCCGCGCCTGGGTCCGCCGCGTCCACGGCTGA
- the tilS gene encoding tRNA lysidine(34) synthetase TilS, translated as MAQVESGVRRARAAVREVLAGLPAGSLVLVACSGGADSLALAAALAHEAPRVGRSVRVRAHGVRAGAVVVDHGLQVGSDDVAARAAEQCRGLGLDPVVVRGTTPRRALRSPGPEAAAREARYAVLEKVAAETGADLVLLGHTLDDQAEQVLLGLARGAGARSLAGMPAARDKYRRPFLELRRAETEAVCAASGLDYWVDPTNLAVDDDAPLRSRVRGAALPVLEDVLGPGIAEALARSAGQLRDDADVLDALAADLLARARRTEVPGARPGADAEAGGAAGADAGPDAGPDAGPDAGPDAEVPADTDPDGRDGVVLDVTVLESAPAAVRRRTLRLAAHEVTAAPTTARHLEALDALVVAWRGQGPAHLPGGARVERSCGRLFLRRERA; from the coding sequence GTGGCACAGGTCGAGTCGGGCGTGAGACGGGCGCGGGCTGCCGTTCGGGAGGTTCTCGCGGGGCTGCCCGCCGGGTCCCTGGTGCTCGTGGCGTGCTCCGGCGGGGCCGACAGTCTCGCGCTCGCGGCCGCGCTCGCGCACGAGGCGCCGCGCGTGGGCCGGTCGGTACGGGTTCGGGCGCACGGGGTGCGAGCGGGTGCGGTCGTCGTCGACCACGGCTTGCAGGTGGGGTCCGACGACGTCGCCGCGCGTGCCGCCGAACAGTGCCGAGGCCTCGGACTCGACCCCGTCGTGGTGCGGGGGACGACGCCGCGGCGGGCGCTGCGGAGCCCTGGGCCCGAGGCCGCCGCCCGGGAGGCGCGGTACGCGGTGCTGGAGAAGGTCGCGGCCGAGACCGGGGCCGACCTCGTGCTGCTCGGGCACACCCTCGACGACCAGGCCGAACAGGTGCTGCTCGGGCTCGCGCGCGGTGCGGGGGCGAGGTCGCTCGCGGGGATGCCGGCCGCGCGGGACAAGTACCGGCGGCCGTTCCTCGAACTGCGTCGGGCGGAGACGGAGGCGGTCTGTGCGGCGTCGGGCCTGGACTACTGGGTGGACCCGACGAACCTCGCCGTCGACGACGACGCCCCGCTGCGCTCGCGCGTCCGGGGAGCCGCGCTGCCGGTCCTGGAGGACGTGCTCGGTCCCGGCATCGCGGAGGCCCTGGCGCGCAGCGCCGGCCAGCTCCGCGACGACGCGGACGTACTCGACGCCCTGGCGGCGGACCTCCTCGCCCGGGCCCGCCGCACGGAAGTCCCCGGGGCACGGCCCGGAGCGGACGCCGAGGCCGGAGGTGCGGCCGGAGCGGACGCCGGACCCGATGCCGGACCCGATGCCGGACCCGATGCCGGACCCGACGCCGAGGTTCCCGCCGACACCGACCCCGATGGTCGCGACGGCGTCGTGCTCGACGTCACGGTGCTCGAGTCCGCGCCCGCGGCAGTCCGGCGTCGGACATTGCGGCTCGCGGCGCACGAGGTCACCGCGGCCCCCACGACCGCGCGGCACCTCGAGGCACTCGACGCGCTCGTGGTCGCGTGGCGGGGGCAGGGTCCCGCCCACCTCCCGGGTGGCGCACGGGTGGAGCGCTCGTGTGGCAGGCTTTTCCTGCGCCGAGAGCGTGCGTAG
- the hpt gene encoding hypoxanthine phosphoribosyltransferase has translation MDQSDVGTDLEKILLSEEDIGKKLDEMAAKIDEDYAGRDLLLVGVLKGAVMVMADLSRRLHHPITMDWMAVSSYGSGTKSSGVVRILKDLDSDLSGRNVLIVEDIIDSGLTLSWLVSNLKSRGPASVEIAAMLRKPDAAQTDVTVKYLGHDIPNEFVVGYGLDYAENYRNLPFVATLAPHVYGG, from the coding sequence GTGGACCAGTCCGACGTCGGCACCGACCTCGAGAAGATCCTCCTGAGCGAGGAGGACATCGGCAAGAAGCTGGACGAGATGGCGGCGAAGATCGACGAGGACTACGCGGGCAGGGACCTGCTCCTCGTCGGCGTGCTGAAGGGTGCCGTCATGGTGATGGCGGACCTGTCGCGGCGCCTGCACCATCCGATCACGATGGACTGGATGGCGGTCTCGAGCTACGGGTCGGGCACGAAGTCCTCCGGCGTCGTGCGCATTCTCAAGGACCTGGACTCGGATCTCAGCGGGCGGAACGTGCTCATCGTCGAGGACATCATCGATTCCGGCCTGACGCTGTCCTGGCTGGTGTCGAACCTGAAGTCGCGCGGTCCGGCGTCGGTGGAGATCGCGGCCATGTTGCGCAAACCGGACGCGGCGCAGACCGATGTCACCGTGAAGTACCTCGGACACGACATCCCGAACGAATTCGTGGTGGGTTACGGCTTGGACTACGCCGAGAACTATCGGAACCTGCCGTTCGTTGCCACTCTGGCGCCGCACGTGTACGGCGGCTGA
- the ftsH gene encoding ATP-dependent zinc metalloprotease FtsH, producing the protein MNIKKFLSGPIIWVILALVVLSLALTSLLQPQVSRITTAQGLALLDGNTVTKALVVDGEQRVELELSEDFTAEEGEEQEEVEHGKSVEFFYVEPQGEEVVTAVKEADPELGYNSEVPQPSFWGSMFSVLIPFLVIGLLFWFLLSRMQGGGNRVMGFGKSKAKLISKDMPQVTFADVAGVDEAVEELQEIKEFLQEPAKFQAVGAKIPKGVLLYGPPGTGKTLIARAVAGEAGVPFYSISGSDFVEMFVGVGASRVRDLFEQAKTNSPAIIFVDEIDAVGRHRGAGMGGGHDEREQTLNQMLVEMDGFDVKTNVILIAATNRPDILDPALLRPGRFDRQVAVEAPDLKGREAILKVHSAGKPMVEEVDLVAVARRTPGFTGADLANVLNEAALLTARSGAQLIDDRALDEAIDRVVAGPQKRTRMMNDKEQKITAYHEGGHALVAAAMRYTDPVTKVTILPRGRALGYTMVMPLEDKYSTTRNELLDQLAYAMGGRVAEEIVFHDPTTGAGNDIEKATATARKMVTEYGMSERVGAIKLGSSNGEPFLGRDYGHERDYSEAVAATVDEEVRRFIEAAHDEAWEVLSEYRDVLDDLVLRLLEKETLNQKELEEVFAPVVKREARDVWLSSEQRAVHTRGPVAMPDKAARNGVAEVPEAGVVQDEASGGPVVSG; encoded by the coding sequence ATGAACATCAAGAAGTTTCTGAGCGGGCCGATCATCTGGGTGATCCTTGCCCTCGTCGTGCTCTCGCTGGCACTGACGTCCCTGCTGCAGCCGCAGGTCTCGCGCATCACCACGGCCCAGGGCCTGGCGTTGCTGGACGGCAACACCGTCACCAAAGCGCTCGTGGTCGACGGCGAGCAGCGGGTCGAGCTCGAGCTCTCCGAGGACTTCACGGCCGAGGAGGGCGAGGAGCAGGAGGAGGTCGAGCACGGGAAGAGCGTCGAGTTCTTCTACGTGGAGCCGCAGGGCGAGGAGGTCGTCACCGCGGTCAAGGAGGCGGACCCGGAGCTCGGCTACAACTCCGAGGTGCCTCAGCCGAGCTTCTGGGGCTCGATGTTCTCGGTGCTCATCCCGTTCCTCGTGATCGGCCTGCTGTTCTGGTTCCTGCTGTCCCGGATGCAGGGTGGCGGCAACCGGGTCATGGGCTTCGGCAAGTCCAAGGCGAAGCTGATCAGCAAGGACATGCCGCAGGTGACGTTCGCCGACGTCGCGGGCGTGGACGAGGCCGTCGAGGAGCTCCAGGAGATCAAGGAGTTCCTGCAGGAGCCCGCCAAGTTCCAGGCGGTCGGCGCGAAGATCCCCAAGGGCGTGCTGCTCTACGGCCCGCCCGGCACCGGTAAGACCCTCATCGCGCGCGCGGTCGCGGGCGAGGCGGGCGTGCCCTTCTACTCCATCTCCGGCTCCGACTTCGTCGAGATGTTCGTCGGCGTGGGCGCGTCCCGCGTGCGCGACCTGTTCGAGCAGGCGAAGACGAACTCCCCGGCGATCATCTTCGTGGACGAGATCGACGCCGTCGGCCGTCACCGCGGCGCGGGCATGGGCGGCGGGCACGACGAGCGCGAGCAGACGCTCAACCAGATGCTGGTCGAGATGGACGGCTTCGACGTGAAGACGAACGTCATCCTCATCGCCGCGACCAACCGCCCCGACATCCTCGACCCGGCGCTGCTGCGTCCGGGCCGCTTCGACCGCCAGGTGGCGGTCGAGGCCCCGGATCTCAAGGGCCGCGAGGCGATCCTCAAGGTGCACTCGGCGGGCAAGCCCATGGTCGAGGAGGTCGACCTCGTCGCCGTGGCCCGCAGGACCCCGGGCTTCACCGGCGCGGACCTGGCCAACGTGCTCAACGAGGCGGCGCTGCTCACCGCGCGCAGCGGTGCCCAGCTCATCGACGACCGCGCCCTGGACGAGGCCATCGACCGCGTGGTCGCCGGCCCGCAGAAGCGCACCCGCATGATGAACGACAAGGAGCAGAAGATCACCGCGTACCACGAGGGTGGGCACGCGCTGGTGGCGGCCGCCATGCGGTACACCGACCCGGTGACGAAGGTGACGATCCTGCCGCGTGGCCGTGCCCTCGGCTACACGATGGTCATGCCTCTCGAGGACAAGTACTCCACCACGCGCAACGAGCTCCTGGATCAGCTCGCGTACGCGATGGGCGGCCGGGTCGCCGAGGAGATCGTCTTCCACGACCCCACGACGGGCGCCGGGAACGACATCGAGAAGGCGACCGCCACCGCGCGCAAGATGGTCACCGAGTACGGCATGAGCGAGCGGGTGGGCGCGATCAAGCTCGGGTCGAGCAACGGCGAGCCGTTCCTCGGGCGTGACTACGGGCACGAGCGTGACTACTCGGAGGCCGTGGCGGCCACCGTCGACGAGGAGGTGCGCAGGTTCATCGAGGCCGCGCACGACGAGGCGTGGGAGGTGCTCTCCGAGTACCGCGACGTGCTCGACGACCTCGTGCTGCGCCTCCTCGAGAAGGAGACGCTGAACCAGAAGGAGCTGGAGGAGGTCTTCGCTCCGGTCGTGAAGCGCGAGGCCCGCGACGTGTGGCTCTCGAGCGAGCAGCGCGCGGTGCACACGCGGGGCCCGGTGGCCATGCCCGACAAGGCGGCGCGGAACGGCGTCGCCGAGGTGCCCGAGGCCGGCGTCGTCCAGGACGAGGCCTCCGGCGGCCCGGTGGTGTCGGGATGA
- the folE gene encoding GTP cyclohydrolase I FolE, whose product MSSGPISPAATVGRPAADVPPYDAARVEAAVRELLIAVGEDPDREGLQDTPARVARAYAETFSGLRQEPEDVLTTTFDLGHEEMVLVKDIEVYSTCEHHLVPFHGVAHVGYIPNEDGCITGLSKLARLVEVYARRPQVQERMTSQIADSLMKILKPRGVIVVVECEHLCMSMRGVRKPGSRTVTSAVRGQMRDAVTRAEAMSLIIGK is encoded by the coding sequence ATGAGTTCCGGCCCGATCTCCCCGGCCGCCACGGTCGGGCGGCCCGCGGCGGACGTCCCGCCGTACGACGCCGCGCGGGTCGAGGCCGCCGTCCGGGAACTGCTGATCGCCGTGGGCGAGGACCCGGACCGCGAGGGCCTGCAGGACACCCCGGCGCGCGTGGCACGGGCGTACGCGGAGACCTTCTCGGGACTGCGCCAGGAGCCGGAGGACGTGCTCACCACCACGTTCGACCTCGGGCACGAGGAGATGGTCCTGGTCAAGGACATCGAGGTCTACTCGACGTGCGAGCACCACCTGGTGCCGTTCCACGGGGTCGCGCACGTGGGGTACATCCCCAACGAGGACGGCTGCATCACGGGACTGAGCAAGCTGGCCCGGCTGGTGGAGGTGTACGCCCGGCGTCCGCAGGTGCAGGAGCGGATGACCAGCCAGATCGCCGACTCGCTGATGAAGATCCTCAAGCCTCGCGGCGTGATCGTGGTGGTGGAGTGCGAGCACCTGTGCATGTCCATGCGCGGCGTGCGCAAGCCGGGGTCGCGCACCGTGACGTCGGCCGTACGCGGCCAGATGCGCGATGCCGTGACGCGTGCCGAGGCGATGAGCCTGATCATCGGGAAGTGA
- the folP gene encoding dihydropteroate synthase, giving the protein MGATLDARDAEVAGLPELSGVGRTLVMGVVNVTPDSFSDGGEWFEPDTAVAHGLELLGEGADVLDVGGESTRPGAARVPQDQELARVLPVIEALSARGAIVSVDTTRAAVAERAVAAGARVVNDVSGGLADPGMARAVAELGVPYVAMHWRGHADVMDSLEKYDDVVADVRDELSARMDALVGAGVDAAQIVLDPGLGFAKAGALNWPLLAHLDALGGLGRPVLVGASRKRFLGHLLARPDGDPVPPRARDDATAAVSALSAAAGAWCVRVHAVRASADAVRVADAWGRASGDFTDKSVDSLTDDGTGAGGLARTWQDSQTCDDHGGSPR; this is encoded by the coding sequence ATGGGTGCCACCCTGGACGCGCGCGACGCGGAGGTCGCCGGGCTGCCGGAGCTGTCCGGCGTGGGACGCACGCTGGTGATGGGCGTGGTCAACGTGACGCCCGACTCGTTCTCCGACGGCGGCGAGTGGTTCGAGCCGGACACCGCCGTCGCGCACGGCCTGGAACTGCTCGGCGAGGGTGCGGACGTCCTGGACGTCGGAGGGGAGTCCACGCGGCCCGGCGCGGCCCGCGTCCCGCAGGACCAGGAGCTGGCGCGCGTGCTGCCGGTGATCGAGGCGCTGTCCGCGCGCGGGGCGATCGTCTCCGTGGACACCACGCGCGCCGCGGTCGCCGAGCGTGCGGTGGCGGCGGGGGCGCGCGTCGTGAACGACGTCTCGGGCGGCCTCGCCGACCCCGGTATGGCCCGCGCGGTGGCCGAGCTGGGCGTGCCCTACGTCGCCATGCACTGGCGCGGGCACGCGGACGTGATGGACAGTCTCGAGAAGTACGACGACGTCGTCGCCGACGTTCGTGACGAACTCTCCGCCCGCATGGATGCTCTGGTGGGGGCAGGTGTGGATGCTGCGCAGATCGTGCTCGACCCCGGTCTCGGATTCGCCAAGGCGGGCGCGCTGAACTGGCCGCTGCTGGCACATCTGGACGCCCTCGGCGGGCTCGGCCGGCCGGTGCTGGTCGGGGCGTCGCGCAAGAGATTCCTGGGGCATCTGCTGGCCCGGCCGGACGGCGACCCCGTTCCGCCGCGGGCGCGCGATGACGCGACGGCGGCCGTGTCCGCGCTCTCCGCGGCCGCGGGCGCCTGGTGCGTGCGGGTGCACGCGGTCCGTGCGTCCGCCGACGCGGTGCGAGTGGCGGACGCGTGGGGGAGAGCTTCGGGAGACTTCACGGACAAGTCCGTGGATTCTCTCACAGACGACGGAACGGGTGCCGGGGGACTTGCGCGGACCTGGCAGGATTCTCAGACGTGCGACGATCACGGGGGGAGCCCACGGTGA